The nucleotide window ACGGCTTTTCTCATCACATCATCTTTCACATTTTCCCAATCTTCCCTAAGGGGTTTGCTTCTATCACGTCCCATTTTTGCCGCTTCCATAGGGGAATCAGAACGTCTAACCTCTTCCTCCGATTCCGTTCCAATAAATTTCATTGCTTGAAAATAGTGCTCACTCGTGGGCCAAAAAGAACCATCTAATTCAAACCCATGATGAGAAAAGTTTGAAAAACTACCATAATCGTCTTTCATTTTATAAAAGTAAATTGCCATGTTTTTGCTCCTATGCATATTTTATTCTTCTTTACAATTCACTAATAAGGGCATCCCAAAGAACCTTTCTATCTACCCTTCTAACTTCTCTAATTCCCATAAAGAGGGTCTGGATATTGAGCATGGTCCGCTTCTGCTGTAACAGAAGCCTATGGGAGAAACAATGATTCTGTTAAACTCTTTTCCATTGTTATTCTCCTTATAAAAATACATCCTTACCATTGATGATCCAATATCTATATTCGGGTGGGATAGAATCCGTAAACATAAAATCCTCATACTTTCCAACCCACCCATTTGGTACGAACACTTCATATGATGCTGGTTCAGGATAATAGGATAAAAATATTTTATTATCAAAATCAATATATAGAGAGGGGACCAAATCAACAATATCGCTATAAAATCCGCCCTTCAGTATGTTGTGCAATTCTTCTGTTGAAGCCTCCCTAATGTGATTCAGGAAATCCTCCGCTGTATCCTCGTTCACTATATCAATATCATATCTGTCAGAGAAGTCATTAGAAAGATCATCATCAAAAACTATCTTACTAAAAGCAGCAGACAGTTTACGTAAATCCAAAAACCAAAGTTCCTTATCCGCAACATACCACCTATCCTCATTTTTATATTTCACAAACACAATGATCGTTTTTGCATACTTAGGACTCTCCTTCAATCGTTACGCCTCCTTCATATTTAACTATGGTACGATTTGTTTTAGCATGCTTACGTGCAATCTCACACTTTATCCTTAG belongs to Bacillus spongiae and includes:
- a CDS encoding NADAR family protein; this translates as MAIYFYKMKDDYGSFSNFSHHGFELDGSFWPTSEHYFQAMKFIGTESEEEVRRSDSPMEAAKMGRDRSKPLREDWENVKDDVMRKAVLTKFTVHKDLQSLLLSTGDQDIIEKTSNDYYWGCGKDGSGKNMLGIILMEIREQLRKKV